Proteins co-encoded in one Saprospira grandis genomic window:
- a CDS encoding YARHG domain-containing protein yields the protein MYKKMIPLAFLGLFLASCAGEAEKAAASSESPMKTETAADPYADLKAPEISQTEQRPKVQHKAVGQHYSVAYASTEDNYYFFDDGRFVYASSSEYSPSILTGDWTAEGPKISFKNVVHYYGKPTGKMIPPCGSVCTYDDYGMRVEKYSQGIDPIDIDMGLGDEFPFNVSPHGLKSSDIHAFLRAADSKRSYLEVSERPLQPSELKDKTAEELRLMRNEVFAAYGYKFKDEALKKHFRNQGFYGHSSDVNAFLSPLEKDNIALIKKVEAIKKK from the coding sequence ATGTACAAAAAGATGATCCCCCTGGCCTTTTTGGGCCTATTTTTAGCGAGCTGCGCTGGCGAGGCCGAAAAAGCGGCAGCAAGCAGTGAAAGCCCGATGAAAACAGAAACAGCCGCCGATCCTTATGCCGATTTGAAGGCGCCAGAAATTTCTCAAACAGAACAAAGGCCTAAGGTGCAACATAAGGCGGTGGGCCAGCATTATTCGGTGGCCTATGCTTCTACCGAAGACAATTACTACTTTTTTGATGATGGCCGCTTTGTTTATGCGAGCAGCTCGGAGTATAGCCCCTCTATACTGACTGGCGATTGGACCGCCGAAGGCCCTAAAATTAGCTTTAAGAATGTGGTTCATTATTATGGCAAACCGACCGGGAAGATGATTCCGCCCTGTGGCTCTGTCTGCACCTATGATGATTATGGCATGCGAGTAGAAAAATACAGCCAAGGCATTGACCCTATAGACATTGATATGGGCCTAGGCGATGAATTTCCCTTTAATGTGTCTCCACATGGCCTAAAAAGCTCTGATATTCACGCTTTTTTGCGAGCCGCAGACAGCAAGCGAAGCTACCTAGAGGTTTCTGAGCGGCCCTTGCAACCCTCCGAATTGAAGGATAAAACCGCGGAGGAGCTGCGCTTGATGCGCAATGAGGTTTTTGCGGCCTATGGCTATAAGTTTAAGGATGAGGCCCTAAAAAAACATTTTCGCAACCAAGGATTTTATGGACATTCATCTGATGTAAATGCCTTTTTGAGTCCCTTAGAAAAGGATAATATTGCCTTGATTAAGAAGGTGGAAGCCATTAAAAAGAAATAA
- a CDS encoding YARHG domain-containing protein has protein sequence MYKKMIPLAFLGLFLAACAGEAETTTTSTSSESAVQTETAADPYAHLKAPELPKKEAGPKVEHEVVGKHYAMAYASTFESYYFFDDGRFMYTINSDYIPSVMTGEWSAQGNKISFKPDAHYYGKPNGPIIPPCGSSCTYADYIMEMKSYSRAIDPIDIKEGQGEELPFEVYEHGLKSSDIHTFLRAKDSKRSSAEVSNRPLQPSELKNKSLEELRLMRNEVFAAYSYKFKDKALAAHFKAQGFKSHSSDVTAFLSPLEKDNIALIKQVETIKKEQTKH, from the coding sequence ATGTACAAAAAGATGATCCCCCTGGCCTTTTTAGGCCTGTTTTTGGCCGCCTGTGCTGGCGAAGCCGAAACAACCACTACCTCAACAAGCAGCGAAAGCGCTGTACAAACAGAAACAGCCGCCGATCCTTATGCCCATTTGAAGGCCCCCGAACTGCCCAAAAAAGAAGCAGGGCCAAAGGTAGAGCATGAGGTGGTGGGCAAACATTATGCAATGGCCTATGCCTCTACATTTGAGAGCTACTACTTTTTTGATGATGGCCGTTTTATGTATACCATAAATTCGGATTATATTCCTTCTGTCATGACTGGTGAGTGGAGTGCCCAAGGCAATAAAATTAGCTTTAAACCAGATGCTCATTATTATGGTAAGCCAAATGGACCAATAATTCCGCCCTGCGGCTCCAGCTGTACCTATGCAGATTACATTATGGAAATGAAGAGCTACAGCAGGGCTATAGACCCTATAGATATTAAAGAGGGACAGGGCGAGGAACTACCCTTTGAGGTCTATGAGCATGGGCTGAAAAGTTCGGATATTCATACCTTTTTGCGTGCAAAGGATAGCAAGCGGAGTTCTGCAGAGGTCTCTAATCGGCCCTTGCAGCCCTCGGAGCTCAAGAACAAAAGTTTGGAAGAGCTGCGTTTGATGCGCAATGAGGTCTTTGCGGCCTATAGCTATAAGTTTAAGGATAAGGCCTTGGCTGCGCATTTTAAAGCGCAGGGCTTTAAAAGCCACTCCTCTGATGTAACCGCCTTTTTGAGTCCCTTAGAAAAGGATAATATTGCTTTGATTAAGCAGGTAGAAACGATTAAAAAGGAACAAACTAAACATTAA
- a CDS encoding YARHG domain-containing protein, protein MYKKTILGALLLLLLAACAGENTATSVSEIEGEAQEELSGPYADLKAPELPKEEQRAKRDHPVAGKYYARDHYMKIFEYYYLLDDGRFIYSLSPDEYKPSLYTGEWEVKGDKIHFKTQRHYYGKPNGKEIPTDVGPSSYEDYVMRVENSSEEMEPLIVEDVLKVGQPLNNPKRNIHLSLQNIANPERKEMAISTRPLQPSELKDKSLEELSLMRNEVFAAYGYKFKDERLKAHFKAQGYQALASDVTAFLSPLEKDNIALIKKVEAIKAK, encoded by the coding sequence ATGTATAAAAAGACTATTCTAGGGGCCTTATTGCTCCTACTACTTGCCGCCTGTGCGGGAGAAAACACGGCAACTAGCGTTTCGGAGATAGAAGGAGAGGCCCAAGAAGAGCTGAGCGGTCCTTATGCCGATTTGAAGGCCCCCGAACTGCCCAAAGAAGAGCAAAGGGCCAAGCGAGATCATCCGGTAGCGGGCAAGTATTATGCGCGCGACCATTATATGAAAATTTTTGAGTACTACTACTTACTAGATGATGGCCGCTTTATTTATAGCCTTAGCCCAGACGAATATAAGCCTTCTTTATATACTGGCGAATGGGAAGTAAAAGGGGATAAGATTCATTTTAAGACCCAACGCCACTATTATGGTAAGCCCAATGGCAAAGAAATCCCCACTGATGTTGGTCCTTCTTCTTATGAGGATTATGTCATGCGGGTAGAGAACTCTAGCGAAGAGATGGAGCCCCTTATTGTGGAGGATGTGCTTAAGGTCGGGCAACCGCTCAATAATCCAAAGCGAAATATTCATCTGAGTTTGCAAAATATAGCCAATCCAGAGCGCAAAGAGATGGCTATTTCCACTCGGCCCTTGCAGCCCTCGGAGCTCAAGGATAAAAGCTTGGAAGAACTGAGCTTGATGCGCAATGAGGTTTTTGCGGCCTATGGCTATAAGTTTAAGGATGAGCGCTTGAAGGCTCATTTTAAAGCGCAGGGCTATCAGGCTTTGGCCTCTGATGTGACCGCCTTTTTGAGTCCTTTAGAAAAGGATAATATTGCTTTGATTAAAAAAGTAGAGGCGATTAAGGCAAAATAA
- a CDS encoding patatin-like phospholipase family protein, with protein MQAFFRKYLSLLMYSFPVQLLLLHFKSQLLFLLLWLFLFGVLAGQFGSSMGFRYFMLDPEYMGAVSFWSFFIIGLTLGMFYMAWNSTTYILYSPKFPFLASLSRPFAKFSLNNFALPGLFILYYLGSLIHFQWYNEFADEYSLIYYCLGLILGFSSLIFLSLLYFRWTNSELYFLQQKQQLKLSAPLKALILRKNERMLAEAKANPYLNALRTDYYLTERLHFRPTRSVKHYDFKLLEQIFKQNHANALLIQSLSITALILMSAFVDVPYFRIPTAASVLILLSVLTTFLGALSYWLNAWRSPVLVILLLLTNSLLKDGWLSYENAAYGMDYSKKARYNYAVLDSLARPEQMIADKKHQLQILENWRKQFPKGRFLRKPKLICVAVSGGGQRAALWSMHVLREIEKRLEGKLMPHTVLMTGASGGMWGSAYFRELYYQKQLGREVNLLDSSYLVNVGKDLSNAPMFTFLVNDAFVPWVKRKVNGYTYKQDRGYSWEQQFIENTEGLMNRNLQDYMEPEFNGQIPMMILSPIIINDGRYLYISPQPLSYMMRPAFAKDYAEVDAVDFGALFQEQNPYNLRFCSALRMSSTFPVIFPNVQLPSTPVLEAMDAGFRDNYGVETALRFSANFKEWIKKNTSGVLIISIRGNEKVEPIEQAERPGLGSTIFSPLSAVFDVGNLQDYQQDAMLGQLQAQMGEEQLDIVRFVYRPTTLEQKASLSLHLTAREKLDILSAILLPANQAALDRLEEMVK; from the coding sequence ATGCAAGCCTTTTTTCGCAAGTACCTCAGCCTCTTGATGTACAGCTTTCCTGTTCAGCTCCTGCTCCTGCACTTTAAAAGCCAGTTGCTCTTTTTGCTCCTTTGGCTCTTTTTGTTTGGGGTATTAGCCGGGCAATTTGGGAGCAGTATGGGCTTTCGTTATTTTATGCTAGACCCCGAATATATGGGGGCTGTAAGCTTTTGGAGCTTTTTTATTATTGGGCTAACACTGGGTATGTTCTATATGGCCTGGAACAGCACGACTTATATATTATATAGTCCTAAGTTTCCCTTTTTGGCCTCTTTGTCGCGCCCCTTTGCCAAGTTTAGCCTCAATAACTTTGCTTTGCCAGGCCTGTTTATCCTTTATTATTTGGGCAGCCTAATTCATTTTCAGTGGTATAATGAGTTTGCCGATGAGTACAGCCTGATTTACTACTGTTTGGGCCTTATTTTGGGCTTTTCGAGCCTGATTTTTTTGAGCCTCTTGTATTTTCGCTGGACCAATAGCGAGCTGTATTTTTTGCAGCAAAAACAACAGCTAAAGCTTTCGGCTCCGCTCAAAGCGCTCATTTTGCGCAAAAATGAGCGCATGCTGGCCGAGGCCAAGGCCAATCCCTACCTTAATGCTTTAAGAACCGATTATTATTTGACGGAGCGCCTGCATTTTCGCCCAACTCGCTCGGTAAAGCATTATGATTTTAAGCTATTGGAGCAAATCTTTAAGCAAAATCACGCCAATGCCCTGCTTATCCAAAGCCTGAGCATTACGGCCCTCATTCTCATGAGTGCCTTTGTGGATGTTCCCTATTTTCGGATTCCCACGGCGGCTAGTGTGCTCATTTTGCTTTCGGTGCTGACGACCTTTTTGGGAGCGCTCAGCTATTGGCTAAATGCTTGGCGCAGCCCGGTTTTGGTCATTTTGCTCTTGCTGACCAATTCTTTGCTCAAAGATGGCTGGCTGAGCTATGAAAATGCCGCCTATGGTATGGATTACAGCAAAAAGGCCCGCTACAATTATGCAGTTTTAGATAGTCTTGCTCGGCCCGAGCAAATGATTGCGGACAAAAAACATCAGTTGCAGATTTTAGAAAATTGGCGCAAGCAGTTTCCTAAGGGCCGCTTTTTGCGCAAGCCCAAACTCATCTGTGTGGCCGTGAGCGGAGGCGGACAACGGGCGGCCCTTTGGAGTATGCATGTGCTCCGAGAAATTGAAAAGCGCCTAGAGGGCAAGCTCATGCCGCATACGGTCCTGATGACGGGCGCTTCTGGGGGCATGTGGGGCTCGGCCTATTTCCGAGAGCTCTATTATCAAAAACAGTTGGGCCGAGAGGTTAATCTCTTAGATAGTAGCTATTTGGTCAATGTGGGCAAAGACCTGTCTAATGCGCCCATGTTTACCTTTTTGGTCAATGATGCCTTTGTGCCTTGGGTCAAACGAAAGGTAAATGGCTATACCTACAAACAAGACCGAGGCTATAGCTGGGAGCAACAGTTTATAGAAAATACAGAGGGCCTAATGAACCGCAACCTCCAAGATTATATGGAGCCCGAGTTTAATGGCCAAATTCCCATGATGATTCTTAGCCCCATTATTATCAATGATGGCCGCTACCTCTATATCTCGCCCCAACCCCTGAGCTATATGATGCGGCCCGCCTTTGCCAAAGATTATGCAGAGGTGGATGCCGTAGATTTTGGGGCCCTTTTTCAAGAACAAAATCCCTATAATCTGCGCTTTTGCTCGGCCCTGCGGATGAGCTCGACCTTTCCCGTGATCTTCCCAAATGTCCAACTACCCTCTACCCCCGTTTTAGAGGCCATGGATGCCGGCTTTAGAGATAATTATGGGGTAGAAACGGCCCTGCGCTTTTCAGCCAATTTTAAAGAATGGATCAAGAAGAATACCTCTGGGGTCCTCATTATTTCGATCCGAGGAAACGAAAAGGTGGAGCCCATCGAGCAGGCCGAGCGCCCCGGCCTAGGCAGCACTATTTTTAGCCCGCTTTCTGCCGTCTTCGATGTGGGCAACCTCCAAGATTATCAGCAGGATGCTATGCTGGGCCAATTGCAGGCCCAAATGGGGGAGGAGCAACTGGATATTGTTCGCTTTGTCTATCGCCCCACCACCCTAGAACAAAAGGCCTCTTTGAGCCTGCACCTAACGGCCAGAGAAAAACTAGATATCCTCTCAGCGATCCTCCTGCCCGCCAATCAAGCCGCCCTCGACCGCCTAGAGGAAATGGTCAAATAG
- a CDS encoding aconitate hydratase, whose product MAFDIDMIKAVYAALPKKIEAVRERLGRPLTLTEKILYTHLDQASPLENYGRAKDYVFFSPDRVAMQDATAQMALLQFMMAGRDKVAAPSTVHCDHLIQAKVGADKDLEVANDKNEEVYDFLSSVSNKYGIGFWKPGAGIIHQIVLENYAFPGGMMIGTDSHTVNAGGLGMVAIGIGGADAVDVMAGLPWELKMPKLIGVKLTGKLGGWTSPKDVILKVAGIIGAKGGTGYIVEYFGEGAESMSCTGKGTICNMGAEIGATTSTFGYDASMKRYLEATGRADVAELAEGVKEHLTGDAAVYADPSQYFDQVIEINLTELEPHLNGPFTPDRAWPISEFAKAVKENDFPSVLSVGLIGSCTNSSYEDLSRAASVARQAAAKNLKAKAEFTITPGSELVRFTAERDGLLDNFEEIGGMVLANACGPCIGMWDRVGAEKKEKNAIIHSFNRNFAKRADGNPNTQAFVASPELVTAMTISGDMCFNPLTDKLINENGEEVMLDPPTGVELPPKGFDVEDAGYVAPAEDGSGINVTVNPESDRLQLLTPFTPIQKEEVTGMRLLIKAKGKCTTDHISMAGPWLTYRGHLENISGNCYIGAVNFFNEETNNVANYAEGAEANYMAVPDSAKTYQKKGIGTIVFGEDNLGEGSSREHAAMEPRFLGVKAVVVKSFARIHETNLKKQGMLALTFVNPADYDLVRQDDLVSITNFETFAPGKTLNIELKHADGTVDNIEVQHSYNAQQIEWVKAGSALNKIREEIANA is encoded by the coding sequence ATGGCATTCGACATTGATATGATCAAAGCGGTTTATGCTGCTTTACCCAAAAAAATTGAGGCTGTGCGCGAACGTTTGGGCCGTCCGCTCACGCTAACCGAAAAAATTCTTTACACTCACTTGGATCAAGCTTCTCCTTTGGAGAATTATGGCCGGGCCAAGGATTATGTATTCTTCTCTCCCGATCGAGTGGCGATGCAAGATGCTACTGCCCAAATGGCGCTTTTGCAGTTTATGATGGCGGGCCGCGACAAGGTGGCTGCACCTTCTACTGTACACTGTGATCACTTGATTCAGGCTAAGGTGGGTGCGGACAAAGATTTGGAAGTAGCCAACGACAAGAACGAAGAAGTTTATGACTTCCTTAGCTCTGTCTCTAATAAATATGGTATTGGTTTCTGGAAGCCAGGAGCGGGTATCATTCACCAGATTGTTTTGGAAAACTATGCCTTCCCCGGTGGTATGATGATCGGTACCGATTCTCATACTGTAAATGCTGGTGGTTTGGGTATGGTTGCTATTGGTATTGGTGGTGCCGATGCCGTAGACGTAATGGCTGGCCTCCCTTGGGAGCTTAAAATGCCCAAATTGATTGGGGTAAAATTGACAGGTAAATTGGGTGGTTGGACCTCGCCCAAGGATGTTATCCTCAAAGTAGCAGGTATTATTGGTGCCAAAGGCGGTACAGGTTATATCGTAGAGTACTTTGGTGAAGGTGCCGAGAGCATGTCTTGTACAGGTAAAGGAACCATCTGTAACATGGGGGCTGAAATTGGAGCTACTACTTCTACTTTTGGTTATGATGCTTCTATGAAGCGCTACCTAGAGGCTACTGGCCGTGCCGATGTAGCTGAATTGGCCGAGGGCGTAAAAGAGCATCTCACTGGTGATGCTGCTGTTTATGCAGATCCTAGCCAATACTTTGATCAAGTGATTGAAATCAACTTGACTGAGTTGGAGCCCCACCTCAATGGTCCTTTCACTCCCGACCGTGCTTGGCCTATTTCTGAGTTTGCCAAAGCGGTAAAAGAAAATGACTTCCCTTCAGTATTGTCTGTAGGTTTGATTGGTTCTTGTACCAACTCTTCTTATGAAGATTTGAGCCGTGCGGCCTCTGTGGCTCGTCAGGCTGCTGCCAAAAACCTTAAAGCTAAGGCAGAGTTTACTATCACTCCCGGTTCGGAATTGGTTCGCTTTACTGCCGAGCGCGATGGTTTGCTAGACAATTTTGAGGAAATCGGAGGTATGGTTTTGGCCAATGCTTGCGGTCCTTGTATTGGTATGTGGGACCGTGTTGGTGCCGAGAAAAAAGAGAAGAATGCTATCATTCACTCTTTCAACCGTAACTTTGCCAAACGTGCCGATGGTAACCCCAACACCCAAGCTTTTGTAGCTTCTCCTGAGTTGGTAACCGCCATGACGATCTCTGGCGATATGTGCTTCAACCCCCTCACAGACAAATTGATCAATGAGAATGGCGAAGAAGTCATGCTCGATCCTCCCACAGGTGTGGAGCTTCCTCCCAAAGGCTTTGATGTAGAAGATGCGGGCTATGTTGCTCCTGCCGAAGATGGTTCTGGAATCAATGTAACGGTAAATCCCGAATCTGATCGCCTACAATTGCTTACGCCCTTTACGCCCATCCAAAAAGAGGAAGTAACTGGCATGCGCTTGTTGATCAAAGCCAAAGGGAAGTGTACTACCGACCACATCTCTATGGCTGGTCCTTGGTTGACTTACCGCGGTCACCTAGAGAATATCTCTGGTAACTGCTATATCGGTGCGGTAAACTTCTTCAATGAAGAAACCAACAATGTAGCTAACTACGCTGAAGGCGCAGAAGCTAACTACATGGCCGTTCCCGATTCAGCCAAAACGTATCAGAAAAAAGGTATCGGAACCATCGTTTTCGGTGAAGATAACCTAGGTGAAGGTTCTTCTCGTGAGCATGCGGCTATGGAGCCCCGTTTCTTGGGCGTTAAGGCCGTTGTGGTAAAATCTTTTGCCCGTATCCACGAAACTAACCTGAAGAAACAAGGAATGTTGGCCCTCACTTTTGTGAATCCTGCCGACTATGACT